From Streptomyces sp. NBC_00775, one genomic window encodes:
- a CDS encoding Tat pathway signal sequence domain protein, whose protein sequence is MRKIVHRHLGKVVAGAAIAVAGTAVMVGITLPGTAGADDSGGTKGGTGTSQQAGQQGQAAAQPGVVEQAPAEGQKGKGRDPLTDDEMKRVEQIARNQQSFSASENVEGKRGPQRVSLNLAEPDTNELDDPNAPRRADVSFYDYKNDTLVTKTVNLDTGKVEQTGTQRDVQPPISRDEMTEAAKLLIADPLGAGLKADFKDATGKELTSPDQLMLNSMVYRATSGAQPAVLDACGKHRCVRLFPKVKNGPWIDSRDLVIDLSARKVGKLG, encoded by the coding sequence GTGCGCAAGATAGTGCACCGCCACCTGGGCAAGGTGGTGGCAGGTGCGGCCATCGCGGTGGCCGGGACGGCCGTGATGGTCGGCATCACCCTGCCGGGCACGGCGGGGGCCGACGACTCGGGCGGGACCAAGGGCGGCACCGGGACCTCGCAGCAGGCCGGACAGCAGGGGCAGGCCGCGGCGCAGCCGGGCGTCGTCGAGCAGGCGCCGGCCGAGGGCCAGAAGGGCAAGGGCCGTGACCCGCTGACCGACGACGAGATGAAGCGGGTCGAACAGATCGCGCGGAACCAGCAGTCGTTCAGCGCCAGTGAGAACGTCGAGGGCAAGCGCGGCCCGCAGCGCGTCAGCCTCAACCTCGCCGAACCCGACACGAACGAACTGGACGACCCGAACGCGCCCAGGCGTGCCGACGTGTCCTTCTACGACTACAAGAACGACACGCTCGTCACCAAGACCGTCAACCTCGACACCGGGAAGGTCGAGCAGACGGGCACCCAGCGGGACGTCCAGCCGCCCATCAGCCGCGACGAGATGACCGAGGCCGCCAAGCTGCTGATCGCCGACCCGCTCGGCGCGGGTCTGAAGGCGGACTTCAAGGATGCCACCGGCAAGGAACTGACCTCGCCCGACCAGCTGATGCTCAACAGCATGGTCTACCGGGCGACGTCCGGCGCCCAGCCCGCCGTCCTCGACGCATGCGGCAAGCACCGCTGCGTACGGCTCTTCCCGAAGGTCAAGAACGGGCCCTGGATCGACAGCCGTGACCTGGTGATCGACCTGAGCGCCCGCAAGGTCGGCAAGCTCGGCTGA
- the treY gene encoding malto-oligosyltrehalose synthase, with protein MTPERPDPVIPDSVVPGPVVPAVPTATYRLQLQPEFPFGAAEAAVPYLASLGVSHLHLSPVLEAVPGSTHGYDVVDHARVRAELGGEEGLRSLARTAREHGLGLVVDIVPNHMAMAPRHNRPLWEVLREGPESPYARWFDIDWDAQGGRLLLPVLGDRLGAEIDHLKVDGDVLRYYDHVFPLREGTAKLPLPQLLDAQWYRPAWWRLARTELNYRRFFSISELIGVRVEDPEVFAATHAKILELLDDGVVEGLRIDHPDGLADPDAYLRRLHAATGGRWTVVEKILADGEPLPAAWPVAGTTGYDALRHIDGLFTDPAGAGELLGQYRRFAAPQADRGGHWGATVRRAAYKVVTHELATEIDRLTREVSEVCATSADPASRDHAPWALGTALRELLVRLEVYRPYPSTDASLVVTEEAADEARAVFAVPEEAHAVDVVRDLVTGRAGDGPGHTEFRARFAQTSSALRAKSVEDTAFYRYVPLLSANEVGGAPGGPAVFPEDFHAYCARVQRDWPATGTVLSTHDTKRSADVRAALSVLTQCPERWADVLAEVTRDGTGVPDPQLAWAAWQTVFGLGPASEERVQGALLKHVREAGLHTAWTERNPGYEDTVAAFVAEGPCGAPGRRVADFRASLAPHVRANVLGAALVHLTMPGVPDVYQGTEGEYLALVDPDNRQPFAPQESQESQETQQPQEPQEPQEPQEPRGHPSEKAALTTAALRLRGRRPAVFGDSATYAPLSATGPGAAHCVAFVRSAEVVTAVTRMSLRLADAGGWRDTRLVLPEGRWIDVLSPEREFTGHARVAELFERLPVVLLERVSAGAPAGSGASG; from the coding sequence ATGACACCTGAGCGTCCCGACCCGGTGATTCCGGACTCGGTGGTCCCCGGCCCGGTGGTTCCCGCCGTGCCGACCGCCACGTACCGGCTGCAGCTGCAGCCGGAGTTCCCCTTCGGGGCCGCCGAGGCGGCCGTGCCGTATCTGGCCTCGCTCGGCGTCTCGCATCTGCACCTGTCGCCCGTCCTGGAGGCCGTCCCGGGCTCGACGCACGGCTACGACGTGGTGGACCACGCGCGCGTGCGGGCCGAACTGGGCGGCGAGGAGGGGCTGCGCTCCCTGGCGCGCACCGCGCGGGAGCACGGCCTGGGCCTCGTCGTGGACATCGTGCCGAACCACATGGCCATGGCCCCGCGCCACAACCGCCCCCTGTGGGAGGTGCTGCGCGAGGGCCCCGAGTCGCCGTACGCGCGATGGTTCGACATCGACTGGGACGCCCAGGGCGGCCGGCTGCTGCTGCCGGTGCTCGGGGATCGGCTCGGCGCGGAAATCGACCACTTGAAGGTCGACGGCGACGTACTGCGCTACTACGACCACGTGTTCCCGCTGCGCGAGGGCACCGCGAAGCTGCCGCTGCCGCAGCTCCTCGACGCGCAGTGGTACCGCCCCGCGTGGTGGCGGCTGGCCCGCACCGAGCTCAACTACCGCCGGTTCTTCAGCATCTCGGAGCTCATCGGAGTGCGCGTCGAGGACCCGGAGGTGTTCGCGGCGACCCACGCGAAGATCCTGGAGCTGCTCGACGACGGCGTGGTCGAGGGGCTGCGCATCGACCACCCGGACGGTCTCGCGGACCCGGACGCCTATCTGCGCCGCCTGCACGCAGCGACCGGAGGCCGCTGGACGGTGGTCGAGAAGATCCTCGCGGACGGCGAGCCGCTGCCGGCCGCGTGGCCCGTCGCGGGCACCACCGGCTACGACGCGCTGCGGCACATCGACGGCCTGTTCACGGACCCGGCGGGCGCGGGCGAACTCCTCGGCCAGTACCGGCGGTTCGCGGCCCCGCAGGCCGACCGGGGCGGCCACTGGGGAGCGACGGTGCGCAGGGCGGCGTACAAGGTGGTCACGCACGAGCTGGCCACGGAGATCGACCGCCTCACGCGCGAGGTGAGCGAGGTGTGCGCCACGTCCGCGGACCCGGCGTCGCGCGATCACGCCCCCTGGGCCCTGGGCACCGCGCTGCGGGAACTCCTCGTACGCCTTGAGGTGTACCGGCCCTACCCCTCCACCGACGCCTCCCTGGTGGTGACCGAGGAGGCCGCCGACGAGGCCCGGGCGGTCTTCGCGGTGCCCGAGGAGGCACACGCCGTGGATGTCGTACGGGACCTGGTGACCGGGCGGGCCGGTGACGGGCCCGGACACACGGAGTTCCGGGCCCGGTTCGCGCAGACCTCGTCCGCCCTGCGGGCCAAGTCCGTGGAGGACACGGCGTTCTACCGCTATGTGCCCCTGCTGTCGGCGAACGAGGTGGGCGGCGCCCCGGGCGGTCCGGCCGTGTTCCCCGAGGACTTCCACGCCTACTGCGCGCGCGTGCAGCGCGACTGGCCCGCCACCGGAACCGTCCTGTCGACGCACGACACGAAACGCAGTGCCGACGTACGCGCGGCCCTCTCGGTGCTCACCCAGTGCCCCGAGCGATGGGCCGATGTCCTGGCGGAGGTGACGCGCGACGGCACGGGTGTGCCCGACCCGCAGCTGGCGTGGGCCGCGTGGCAGACGGTGTTCGGACTCGGCCCGGCCTCCGAGGAGCGTGTCCAGGGAGCCCTGTTGAAGCATGTCAGGGAGGCCGGACTGCACACCGCCTGGACCGAGCGGAATCCCGGGTACGAGGACACGGTCGCGGCGTTCGTCGCCGAAGGTCCGTGCGGGGCGCCCGGACGGCGCGTGGCCGACTTCCGGGCCTCCCTGGCGCCGCATGTGCGGGCGAACGTCCTGGGGGCCGCTCTGGTCCATCTGACGATGCCCGGGGTGCCGGACGTCTACCAGGGAACGGAGGGCGAGTACCTCGCGCTGGTGGACCCGGACAACCGGCAGCCGTTCGCGCCGCAGGAGTCGCAGGAGTCGCAGGAGACCCAACAGCCCCAGGAGCCCCAGGAGCCCCAGGAGCCCCAGGAGCCGCGAGGGCACCCCTCGGAGAAGGCGGCGCTGACCACGGCCGCGCTGCGACTGCGCGGGCGGCGCCCGGCCGTCTTCGGCGATTCGGCGACGTACGCGCCGCTGTCGGCAACGGGCCCGGGCGCCGCGCACTGTGTGGCGTTCGTCCGGTCCGCAGAGGTGGTCACGGCCGTCACGCGGATGTCGCTGCGGCTGGCCGACGCCGGCGGCTGGCGCGACACCCGTCTCGTGCTCCCCGAGGGGCGCTGGATCGATGTGCTCTCGCCAGAGCGGGAGTTCACCGGGCACGCGCGCGTGGCGGAGCTTTTCGAGCGGTTGCCCGTGGTGCTGCTGGAGCGGGTCAGCGCAGGCGCACCAGCAGGGTCCGGGGCGAGCGGCTGA
- a CDS encoding MFS transporter has protein sequence MPLSVGDTPLGTDDTPAATDGVNGTPGARRGANAPPDPPPPGAHSTLDTYRRVVALTGAALPVVSFLARLPTATIQFGSVLLVARTSGSLGTAGLVGGALAVGQVGCGPLVGRLADRHGQRTVVLVFSFANALAIAALVTGALTHMDPVPLALLGALAGASVPLIGPLARARVVALARGTGTGDRTVSTALSFESTLDEISFVLGPALVGLAAVLAHPAYALGAATLLVAVCGTGFALHPTATAVSPARTARKRAPMNAARPHIALPAPPRIPRSVHALRAALALQGAMFGACQAGITALTERLGAADQAGLVYAAMGVMSAVAGLSMAAVPARVGLRARWRAATAAALVLSLPLLRADSLWSLYAVVTVLGVAYAPHLITVFGLTERAVPPARLAEAMAFATSAIVGGQALAVAVTGRLAEAYGPGAAFAVGSAVAALACAIALTARPTTYTETEKTLHARVHTETAAETEDDSHARVPQQDTSP, from the coding sequence GTGCCCCTAAGCGTCGGCGATACGCCCCTCGGCACCGACGACACGCCGGCCGCGACCGACGGCGTGAACGGAACGCCCGGAGCGCGTCGCGGCGCGAACGCGCCCCCGGACCCGCCGCCTCCCGGTGCGCACAGCACTCTCGACACCTACCGCCGCGTCGTCGCTCTCACCGGTGCCGCACTCCCCGTCGTCTCCTTCCTCGCACGGCTGCCCACCGCCACGATCCAGTTCGGCAGCGTGCTGCTCGTCGCGCGGACGAGTGGCTCGCTGGGCACGGCGGGCCTGGTCGGTGGCGCGCTCGCCGTCGGACAGGTCGGCTGCGGGCCGCTCGTGGGCCGCCTCGCGGACCGGCACGGCCAGCGCACCGTCGTCCTCGTCTTCTCCTTCGCCAACGCCCTCGCGATCGCCGCCCTGGTGACGGGCGCGCTCACCCATATGGACCCGGTGCCCCTGGCCCTGCTCGGCGCCCTCGCCGGAGCGAGCGTCCCGCTCATCGGTCCGCTGGCCCGTGCCCGCGTGGTCGCCCTGGCCCGCGGCACCGGCACCGGCGACCGCACGGTGAGTACCGCCCTCTCCTTCGAAAGCACCCTGGACGAGATCTCCTTCGTGCTGGGCCCGGCGCTCGTGGGGCTCGCGGCGGTGCTCGCGCACCCGGCGTACGCGCTGGGCGCCGCGACGCTCCTGGTGGCCGTGTGCGGAACAGGCTTCGCGCTGCACCCCACGGCCACTGCCGTGAGCCCCGCGCGCACGGCTCGCAAGCGGGCGCCCATGAATGCCGCACGCCCCCACATTGCCCTGCCCGCTCCTCCCCGCATCCCGCGCTCCGTCCACGCCCTGCGCGCCGCCCTCGCGCTCCAAGGCGCCATGTTCGGCGCCTGCCAGGCCGGAATCACCGCGCTCACCGAGCGGCTGGGAGCGGCGGACCAAGCCGGGCTCGTGTACGCCGCGATGGGGGTCATGAGCGCCGTCGCGGGACTCTCGATGGCCGCCGTGCCCGCACGCGTCGGGCTCCGAGCGCGCTGGCGTGCGGCCACCGCGGCGGCCCTCGTCCTGTCACTGCCGCTGCTCCGGGCGGACAGCCTGTGGAGTCTGTACGCCGTTGTCACCGTCCTCGGTGTCGCGTACGCCCCGCACCTGATCACCGTGTTCGGGCTCACCGAGCGGGCCGTGCCACCGGCGCGGCTCGCGGAGGCGATGGCCTTCGCGACGAGTGCGATCGTCGGAGGCCAGGCCCTCGCCGTGGCCGTCACCGGACGCCTGGCGGAGGCCTACGGCCCCGGCGCGGCGTTCGCGGTGGGGAGCGCGGTCGCCGCACTGGCCTGCGCCATCGCACTGACGGCACGCCCGACGACGTACACGGAAACCGAAAAGACCCTCCACGCGCGCGTGCACACCGAGACGGCGGCGGAGACGGAGGACGATTCCCACGCGCGCGTGCCCCAACAGGACACGTCCCCCTAG
- a CDS encoding cytochrome P450, with the protein MSPSVPPSLLAPGTERDPYPLYRTLRERHPLVYDEPFGAWLVSRYADVRAALADPRLVAPPPGRTLTHLEGGTHSAHRALVSAAFRGRALAALTAGVARTAYVLARRLAARREADLVAEFCHWLPTAAAVAALGLPYEDTARVHAWCRTGLDHLGGHHPELDAFLRPYIARRRAHPGADLLSALCTARADGRPLSDEAVAGLAGTLLGAGGEATARALASFLANLLDHPGQLGVIRARPELTAGAWAESLRRDPPLHVVARQAVERVGPIPEGATVACLLGAAGRDPARFADPDRYDAFRADPGELAYGSGRHFCPGAPLARLTAEHGLHALLTALPDLRWAPGFRPAPEGLVSRSPRTLLVRLR; encoded by the coding sequence GTGAGCCCGTCGGTGCCGCCGAGCCTGCTCGCGCCCGGAACCGAGCGTGACCCGTACCCGCTGTACCGGACCCTCCGCGAGCGCCACCCGCTCGTGTACGACGAGCCGTTCGGTGCCTGGCTGGTCAGCAGGTACGCCGATGTGCGCGCCGCGCTCGCGGACCCGCGACTCGTCGCTCCGCCTCCCGGACGCACCCTGACCCACCTGGAGGGCGGCACGCACAGCGCGCACCGCGCCCTCGTCTCAGCGGCGTTCCGCGGGCGCGCGCTGGCCGCCCTGACCGCGGGTGTCGCACGCACGGCGTACGTCCTCGCCCGCCGCCTCGCCGCCCGCAGGGAGGCCGATCTCGTCGCCGAGTTCTGCCACTGGCTGCCCACCGCGGCGGCCGTAGCCGCGCTCGGGCTGCCCTACGAGGACACCGCACGCGTGCACGCGTGGTGCCGCACGGGCCTCGACCACCTGGGCGGCCACCACCCCGAACTCGACGCCTTCCTGCGCCCGTACATCGCCCGCCGCCGCGCCCACCCGGGCGCCGATCTGCTGTCCGCGCTGTGCACGGCCCGGGCGGACGGGCGCCCGCTGTCCGACGAGGCCGTGGCGGGGCTGGCCGGGACGCTGCTGGGCGCGGGCGGCGAGGCGACCGCACGGGCGCTGGCGTCGTTCCTCGCCAATCTGCTCGACCACCCGGGCCAGTTGGGGGTGATCCGTGCCCGCCCCGAGCTGACGGCCGGCGCCTGGGCCGAGTCGCTGCGCCGCGATCCGCCACTGCACGTCGTGGCGCGCCAGGCCGTCGAACGGGTGGGTCCGATTCCCGAGGGCGCCACCGTGGCGTGTCTGCTGGGCGCCGCCGGCCGTGACCCGGCACGGTTCGCCGACCCGGACCGCTACGACGCCTTCCGCGCCGACCCGGGAGAGCTCGCGTACGGCTCCGGACGGCACTTCTGCCCGGGTGCCCCGCTCGCCCGGCTCACGGCGGAACACGGCCTGCACGCCCTGCTGACCGCCCTGCCCGACCTCCGCTGGGCCCCTGGTTTCCGGCCCGCTCCGGAGGGCCTGGTCAGCCGCTCGCCCCGGACCCTGCTGGTGCGCCTGCGCTGA
- a CDS encoding M14 family zinc carboxypeptidase, with product MSLLPELRYPSVTEIVSSARALAAHRPGLCVLRQVGVSRAGRPLHLLSVGHARRAVLVVAGAHANEPTGGSTLLALAERALHERELRDGTSWHFLLCADPDGASLHVTPAPRTLLDYHLGFFRPAGPEQPEWSPSVLPPDRLPPETRALTRVIDELRPYLQVTLHGTDLGGSWVQLTKDIPGLAEPFAKSAAELNIPVETAASDAAGWPASGPGVHVMPAPGSDTAYPSMPDDARHSTWYHAHLYGGLTAVVEVPMWASDLVDDPAPHPAPTAAMRRLARRLLRDALQVEAVLAEALPRLPGPDGPLLRAAKWALALVPGLADDWVQTPPPDTTMAYVGSVDAFGRRLPLRAAAMLLRVLQEADDREAARLERLVAVWSEAFAERFRARWVPLEHQVEHQARTVLAAARHARDNAA from the coding sequence GTGAGTCTCCTGCCGGAGTTGCGCTACCCCAGTGTGACCGAAATCGTCTCGTCCGCCCGGGCGTTGGCGGCTCACCGACCCGGCCTGTGCGTCCTCAGACAAGTGGGCGTCTCGCGCGCGGGCAGGCCCCTCCACCTGTTGTCCGTCGGCCACGCGCGGCGCGCGGTCCTCGTCGTGGCGGGCGCCCACGCGAACGAACCGACGGGCGGTTCGACCCTGCTGGCCCTGGCCGAACGCGCACTGCACGAGCGGGAGTTGCGGGACGGGACCTCCTGGCATTTCCTGCTCTGCGCGGACCCGGACGGGGCGAGCCTCCATGTGACGCCGGCGCCGCGCACCCTGCTCGACTACCACCTGGGTTTCTTCCGTCCGGCCGGGCCCGAGCAGCCCGAGTGGTCGCCGTCCGTCCTGCCCCCCGACCGGCTGCCGCCGGAGACCCGCGCCCTGACCCGGGTCATCGACGAACTGCGGCCCTACCTCCAGGTGACGCTGCACGGAACCGATCTGGGCGGCAGCTGGGTACAGCTGACCAAGGACATCCCAGGGCTCGCCGAGCCGTTCGCCAAGTCCGCGGCGGAGTTGAACATCCCGGTGGAGACGGCCGCGTCGGACGCCGCGGGCTGGCCCGCCTCCGGGCCCGGGGTGCATGTCATGCCGGCGCCCGGCTCGGACACGGCGTACCCGAGCATGCCCGACGACGCGCGGCACAGCACCTGGTACCACGCCCACCTGTACGGCGGTCTGACCGCCGTCGTCGAGGTGCCGATGTGGGCCAGCGACCTGGTGGACGATCCGGCGCCGCACCCCGCCCCGACGGCGGCGATGCGGCGTCTGGCGCGCCGGCTGCTGCGTGACGCACTCCAGGTGGAGGCGGTGCTCGCGGAGGCGCTGCCGAGGCTGCCGGGCCCCGACGGGCCGCTCCTGAGGGCCGCCAAGTGGGCGCTGGCACTGGTGCCCGGCCTCGCCGACGACTGGGTCCAGACACCGCCTCCGGACACGACGATGGCGTACGTCGGCAGTGTCGACGCGTTCGGCCGCCGGCTCCCGCTGCGGGCCGCCGCGATGCTGCTGCGTGTCCTTCAGGAGGCCGACGACCGCGAGGCGGCGCGTCTCGAACGCCTCGTGGCCGTCTGGAGCGAGGCCTTCGCGGAACGGTTCCGCGCCCGCTGGGTGCCGCTGGAGCACCAGGTCGAGCACCAGGCCCGCACGGTACTGGCGGCGGCCCGGCACGCGCGCGACAACGCGGCGTGA
- the glgX gene encoding glycogen debranching protein GlgX produces MQVWPGEAYPLGATYDGAGTNFAVFSEAADRIELCLLHDDGSETAVELRETDAFVRHAYLPGIMPGQRYGFRVHGRYAPERGQRTNSAKLLLDPYARAISGSVTWGEEVYGYPFGAPDKRNDLDSAPHTMSAVVVNPYFDWGDDRRPRTEYHHTVIYEAHVKGLTMQHPALPDELRGTYAALAHPAIIEHLTELGVTALELMPVHQFVHDHRLVEMDLSNYWGYNTIGFFAPHNAYASWGDRGQQVLEFKSAVRALHEAGIEVILDVVYNHTAEGNHLGPTLSFRGLDNASYYRLADDPRYYMDTTGTGNSLLMRSPHVLQLIMDSLRYWVTEMHVDGFRFDLAATLARQFHEVDRLSSFFDLVQQDPVVSQVKLIAEPWDVGEGGYQVGNFPPLWTEWNGKYRDTVRDMWRGEPRTLAEFASRLTGSSDLYQDDGRRPLASINFVTCHDGFTLHDLVAYNNKHNQANGEDNRDGESHNRSWNCGAEGDTDDETVLALRARQMRNFIATLMLSQGVPMLSHGDEFARTQGGNNNAYCQDSELAWVPWPEGDCELLDFTRAMVWLRRDHPVFRRRRFFHGRPVQGTHDELSDIAWFTPEGKEMTQRDWGSAQARALSVFLNGNAISEPGPRGERIADDSFLLMFNASPKPLEFLVPVDHGRQWQVVVDTARPEGVAPGTGAKVEAGDRLTLIDRSMTVLQRPA; encoded by the coding sequence ATGCAGGTCTGGCCTGGAGAGGCATATCCACTCGGTGCCACGTACGACGGTGCCGGTACCAATTTCGCGGTCTTCTCGGAGGCCGCCGACCGTATCGAGCTGTGTCTGCTGCACGACGACGGCTCGGAGACGGCGGTGGAGCTGCGCGAGACCGACGCGTTCGTCCGGCACGCGTATCTGCCGGGGATCATGCCCGGACAGCGGTACGGCTTCCGGGTGCACGGGCGGTACGCGCCCGAGCGCGGGCAGCGCACCAACTCCGCGAAGCTGCTCCTCGATCCGTACGCGCGCGCCATCAGCGGCTCGGTCACATGGGGCGAGGAGGTGTACGGCTATCCCTTCGGAGCCCCCGACAAGCGCAATGACCTGGACTCGGCGCCGCACACCATGTCGGCGGTCGTGGTCAACCCGTACTTCGACTGGGGCGACGACCGGCGCCCGCGCACCGAGTACCACCACACAGTGATCTACGAGGCCCATGTGAAGGGCCTCACGATGCAGCATCCGGCGCTGCCCGACGAGCTGCGCGGCACCTACGCGGCGCTGGCGCACCCGGCGATCATCGAACACCTGACGGAACTGGGCGTCACGGCGCTGGAGCTGATGCCCGTACACCAGTTCGTGCACGACCACCGGCTGGTGGAGATGGACCTCAGCAACTACTGGGGCTACAACACGATCGGCTTCTTCGCCCCGCACAACGCGTACGCCTCCTGGGGCGACCGCGGCCAGCAGGTCCTGGAGTTCAAGTCGGCGGTCCGGGCACTGCACGAGGCCGGTATCGAGGTCATCCTGGACGTCGTCTACAACCACACGGCCGAGGGCAACCACCTGGGCCCGACGCTGTCCTTCAGGGGCCTCGACAACGCCTCGTACTACCGCCTCGCGGACGACCCCCGCTACTACATGGACACCACGGGGACCGGCAACTCCCTGCTGATGCGCTCCCCGCACGTCCTCCAGCTGATCATGGACTCGCTGCGCTACTGGGTCACCGAGATGCATGTCGACGGCTTCCGCTTCGATCTGGCCGCCACCCTCGCCCGCCAGTTCCACGAGGTGGACCGGCTGTCGTCCTTCTTCGACCTGGTGCAGCAGGACCCGGTGGTCTCCCAGGTGAAGCTGATCGCCGAGCCCTGGGACGTCGGCGAGGGCGGCTACCAGGTGGGCAATTTCCCGCCGCTGTGGACCGAGTGGAACGGCAAGTACCGCGACACCGTACGGGACATGTGGCGGGGCGAGCCGCGCACGCTGGCGGAGTTCGCGTCCCGGCTGACCGGCTCCTCGGACCTCTACCAGGACGACGGCCGCCGCCCCCTGGCGTCCATCAACTTCGTGACCTGCCACGACGGCTTCACCCTGCACGACCTCGTCGCGTACAACAACAAACACAACCAGGCCAACGGCGAGGACAACCGCGACGGCGAGAGCCACAACCGGTCCTGGAACTGCGGCGCCGAGGGCGACACCGACGACGAGACCGTGCTGGCGCTGCGGGCGCGCCAGATGCGCAACTTCATCGCGACGCTGATGCTCTCCCAGGGCGTGCCGATGCTCAGCCACGGCGACGAGTTCGCGCGCACCCAGGGGGGCAACAACAACGCGTACTGCCAGGACAGCGAGCTGGCCTGGGTGCCGTGGCCGGAGGGCGACTGCGAGCTGCTGGACTTCACGCGCGCGATGGTGTGGCTGCGGCGCGACCATCCGGTCTTCCGACGGCGCCGCTTCTTCCACGGACGGCCCGTGCAGGGCACCCACGACGAGCTGTCCGACATCGCCTGGTTCACCCCGGAGGGCAAGGAGATGACCCAGCGCGACTGGGGCTCCGCGCAGGCGCGGGCGCTGTCCGTCTTCCTCAACGGCAACGCGATCTCCGAGCCGGGCCCGCGCGGGGAGCGCATCGCCGACGACTCCTTCCTCCTGATGTTCAACGCCTCACCGAAGCCGCTGGAGTTCCTGGTACCGGTCGACCACGGCCGGCAGTGGCAGGTCGTCGTCGACACGGCCCGCCCGGAGGGAGTGGCCCCGGGGACGGGCGCCAAGGTCGAGGCCGGCGACCGGCTGACGCTGATCGACCGGAGCATGACGGTGCTGCAGCGGCCTGCCTAG
- a CDS encoding subtilase-type protease inhibitor: MTKTLRAVRAGLLASVALLTTGAAPAHAAAAQESIPGNGLYLTVTHGDARSSDTRGTLLLCDPPQGHAHAEEACEELRAAGGDIDRIPPRADVLCPLIYAPVTASARGVWDGRRVEYTHTFSNSCVMGAETGAVFAL, encoded by the coding sequence ATGACGAAGACCCTTCGAGCGGTACGTGCCGGTCTGCTGGCCTCGGTCGCGCTCCTCACGACGGGTGCGGCCCCGGCCCACGCGGCGGCGGCCCAGGAGTCGATCCCCGGCAACGGGCTCTACCTCACCGTCACCCACGGCGACGCCCGGTCCAGCGACACCCGCGGCACCCTGCTGCTCTGCGACCCGCCCCAGGGACACGCGCACGCGGAGGAGGCCTGCGAGGAACTCCGTGCCGCCGGGGGCGACATTGACCGGATCCCACCCAGGGCAGACGTCCTGTGCCCCCTGATCTACGCCCCGGTGACGGCCTCGGCGCGGGGCGTATGGGACGGCCGCCGGGTCGAGTACACCCACACGTTCTCGAACTCCTGCGTGATGGGAGCCGAGACGGGAGCGGTGTTCGCGCTGTAG